A region of the Lathamus discolor isolate bLatDis1 chromosome 12, bLatDis1.hap1, whole genome shotgun sequence genome:
CAGAGGCCTTGGCACAGGGTGGAAGGACAAAGCAAGGGTGGAAGCCCCTTGGCAGAAATGTACAAGCTGGGCAAGAGCAGTGACCAACaattattgttttttctttcattttcccctatATTTGGCTCAATAAGCAGCAGTGGCAGTGCCAGCCTAGGAGAGGGGAAGGGTTCCGCTTGTCTTCAATAACATGCAGGACCAAGGTGCGTAAGGAGAAAATACACCCTTTCTTTGTACAATGTGCTTACTTGAGCAGGGGATAGCCTGAAAGAGGAGCTGCCTCCATGTTCCTCTTTCAAACAGATTCATTCCTAGAAAACAAAGGAGACCTTTACCCTCTAGAGTATAGACatagaggagctgacagctTTTATGCTGGGCTGTGTGCAGAAGTGCTGTATGCTGATGAGAGCACTGGGTACAGCGGTCACAGACAGGCAGGACTGCTGAGGGTCTGTCCCTCTGGGTGAGGAAGTCTCCATCAGCTCAGTGCACAATGCTCCTATGTCAAGTCAATAGACACAAGTCAGTCCCCTACAGCAAGCTGAAGCCTTTGGCTACCAGCTAATAAAGTTTGTTCAGCTTGTCCACAGAATGCTCAGGAGTGAGGCACTAGAGATGGCTTCTGCAGAGGGGCAGTAGTACTGATGAAATCATGTCTCCATGCAGGAGGTTCCCTGCACAGAGCACCTGTTTGGGGGCTGCCTGGAACAGGATTAGAGACTGACTTTGGGGGCATCAGGGCTTCCGACTCTGGCCTAAAATGTGGCATCTCTTTATTAAAGGAGTGTTTTGTACTACAGCATCGAGCTGCACAGTAAGTGGAGAAGAGACTTCTGAACAAATGTAGCTTGGCCATTTGGCTCTGGCAGTGAGAAGTGTGGATAGGAAAGCAATTTAACACCTCCCCTCACACAACCCTCCACAGCCTCATATGCGACCCCTGTACCTTCAGGCACATTCCCATGTCTCTTCCAAGCTTTGCCCTGCTGAGTGAGTCGCTGCAGGGCTGGTGTCCTGCTCTACAGAGCTatcccaggctgcagctggggctgtcGGTACATCTCAGACCTTGTGCCTGGCTGGGAATGGAGCCGTGGCATGAACTCCTTGTGCGCCGCTGCCTGTGTCCTGCCTGTGCAGTCCTTGCTGCCTTCCCGCATGCCTCCCCCCAGAGAAGGAGGGGGTCCCACTCTTTGTGCTTTGCAATGGTgttccctgctcctcctcacaAACTCTTGCTGTGCTTTAACTCTGGCTTGCTCCTGCCACGCATTTTCCCCACCCCTTGCTCCATTTCTAGGCTCTTTGTTTCCTGTCCATCTGTTGGGTTattataatgtatttttttttgtaaatttctgtttgaacattttgtctttgaaaaaagaaaaacaaaaccttttaaacCATATCCATTTTATTaaatgattattattattattaatgtttACTACCTGAATTGAtcagtgaaataaatacattcaaaaccaacaacctctttctgtttaattttcagttccCTTGAGCAGTATTGGTGATACGTTATGGGTAGGAGAGAGCAAAATTGACACTGTTTCTCCTTTTGTCTGATTCTGTCAGAGAAGGGTTCAGGCAGGGCTTCTTGATGCGATTCCTGGCCTGTTGATGTCAGAAGCTAGACAAGATAAACTTGAAGATCTTCTATCTTTAAACTTCCCGTAGGAGCAGTATCTGCATCAGCAATGGGCAGCTGGGCAGGATCCAGTCCTGGGAAATCCAGTTTTAAGGAGCCAGAGGAGCACTGCTAAGTCTGTGCTGCCTACAGAGCCACAGTGGATCTGGCTCCGGATCAGCTCTTTGCCATTCACCTGACTGTGAGTAAAAGTTAGCACCAAATGCATGAGACAAGGTAAGTTTGCTGAGCAGACTTAGTAGTAGTAGCTTAGTAGTAGGAAGTAGTCAAGCTGCTCCCAAGTGGAAACCAGGCCCTGCAGGACAAACTGGGTTCATTTGTTAACCTCTTTCTTGCTCTGCCTATCAGTGAAACAACTGGAGTGATCTGCTCAACTTTCTAGAAAtttaaagtttgttttgttcagGGCATCAGAGATTTTTCCTTGGTTAGTGccaaattctgctgctgcttacaCCCTAAATTCTTTTAACATCAGCACATTCAGGATGTTCATCATTTCTGTTCTGTATGATGTGCACAGTACAAGGTAATGGAGAATTGTGCCCAATACAGCAATAGTTTCACAATGGAATTCTGGTGGCCTTATCCTAAGGAGCATAGCCAATGCTTTGATGGCAGAAAAATATCTGTGAAGGTGCGATGGCCTTGAGACAAGATTCTACCTAAACTTAGTTTTGACACTTGGCCTTACCTATTCAAGTGTATTTGTATAATGCAACTTCTGAATAAAGGATGTGGTCAGTCTTTTATCAGTAACTCCAAGCTCCACTTGTTGAGAGGTGCCAGCTCCCTTGGCTACCTAAAGAGCAGTCCTCAGAACACTATATTTCCCAGTCCATTATCCTTCCTGTGAATCTAACAGGTTTGTTTTGATATAGACAGTGGAATGCCAAGAGTTATATTTTAACCCTGTAACTATCATGGGAGGATGCAGGTGCCTGGCTGATCTTTCTCCTTGGCTCAACTACTGACACTGTTGTGGTCACTGGAAGTCCATTTTTTACAGCAAAGTCCATTTTCTTCCACTGCTAATTAGGAGTAGATTTCTGTCACTGCTTCAAGTGAAACCTCAGCGTGAGCACACTGCAAAGTGCTAGGTCTCCCTACTCTGCCAAATATAGTCTTCCTGATGAGATGGAGAAACCaaaggctgcagtgctcaggGAGTGTGGTACAGATCAGTAATGTCACCTTCCAGGTTGAAATGCATTGTGAGTTACAACTTTGCAATTGAGCCTTTGTGATGTTTCTGTCGGACCAAGCCTGTGGGCCCAGAATCACAGTTATCAGTACTGTCAGCATCTCTCCTGGCAAACATGTTCTTGTGAGCAGTGTCAGTTCCCATTTCTTGGAATACTTGCTCAATGAAGCCTCAGCTTCCAGTGACATGCAGCAAACTTGCAGGAAGGCCTCatgtgggaggtgtccctgggATGAGCCTGACCCTTATCTTGCCAGCCAGCTGCAAGGGGATTATCCGGGAGCTCAGCTATGCGACTGCAAACACTCTTGTGCTGGCTGGACTGCCTTATGACCTTCCTCTTGTCTTGCAAAGCCAGCAAGAAAGCAAGGATTGAACTACTCCGGTAAGTCAACAGAGTTACCTCTGGTAACTTtaattggttttggtttatgttttatttttatttgcacagAAAAGCACTGCCTTGTAGGTATGTGTAGTTTTTCTCCTAAAGAAGTTATAGCAGCTCATGTGTTCAGTATGTAAGACCGCAACACAAAGACAGCTCATTGACCTGTGTCTCCCAGTATGGCCACAGCTCCAGTAAGATATTATTCACCTGCTGGAGCAATATCTAGCATGGAAAACTCCACTGACCTCCACCCTTGGTGGTCAGTAGTCTCTCTGCTGGCCAAGGACTCTTTATCACTTCTTTTCAAAACTGGAAAGGCTATTTTTTACTTGTGCTAACActacatttatttctgaatcTCCTCTTGTAGTTTGCATGAACAAAGCTTTGCTTACGGTTGTGATTCAGAGCTGTGATAAGGCATGAGCAAGTTCATATTCTAATTTTTGATTCCTTCACATAAATCTCCTTCACTACCCTAGTAATGCGCCTCCAGTAATGCTGAAAATACAAGCAGCTCTTGTACACTTCTGAGGACtagttaaaataaatttgatGGCTGCAGCTAAGCCTCCCAGTAGCCATCTGTTCATATCCCTCCTCAAATGCAGGGTTGGAAGACCAGGAACATTTCTTCTGTAATAAGAGACCAAGAATTTGCATGCCTCTTTTAACTCTTCTTTTCAGAGCTCTCGCATTTCCTGTGAAGGACAGACAGCAAATTCATCCAACTTCAGAAACTCATTTTCagaacaaaccaacaaaagaCCTGCTGTCATCCTAGAGTGTGTGGTGTCTACTTGCCTGGTCTCCACCTTATCCAGTCTCAGCAGGGGAGTGTTTGCAGGTGAAGATGAACAGTGGAATTCTCTTGTTGCCTCTCCTTGGGTTCCTCCCACTTGTGATACCTACATGCCCTGTGCCATGCAAGTGTACCACCACCATTATCGACTGCACTTCAAAAGGCCTAACTGCAGCAAAACTACCGGTTGCTTTCCGCCCTTCAGCTGAAATTATCCACCTTAGTTACAACAAGCTCACCTCTATTCCCAATGGGCTCTTTGACAACCTAAAGAGCCTTCAAGTTGTCTACCTGCAAGGCAACCCTTGGGAATGCAACTGTGACATCCTCTACTTGCGCTCCTGGCTCCAGTGGCAGCACAACCGGACCTTATACAGGGATGTGAGATGCAGCTCCCCAGCTCACCTGCAGGGCCGGATCATTGCCTATCTGACAGAAGACGAGATCATTGCCACATGCCAGTACTGGTACTGCATCCTGGCTCTCCTCTCTCAGCTCTGTCTTTtcatcctccttttcctccaggGTATCTTTATTATCTTCATCATTGTCTACCTTCAGAAATTTCGGAGAATGACTGCTGAAGCTCAGAGCACCACCCAAGATCTGCACCAGCATGCAGACACATGGCCATCTTCAAGAAGCCCTTACAATGGTGATTAACATCACAAGACTGAAGACCCTCCTCCCCCTTGGGTGATGCTGTGCTAAGGTCATGTGGTTTGTGATATCCAGAGGGGGTAATTCGGTGCAGCATCTGACCCTGACTGCAGTCCAAAACAGGACTGGAACTGATCAGACACTTGCTATATTTCCAAAGACCTGATCTTGTGGGGTTTTACTGCTTTAAATTCTTTAGCATGATCTTTATTGCTTTGATGAGCTCAGGGTGGTTCTGGTTTGACAGACTAAGGAAATCATCAACTACAGCACCCAGAACTGACTCAAACTGCTCATAACTGTAGGGCCTGTAGTGCTTGATCCTTCCTGTCCTAGAGTATTTCAGCCATATTTTCACAATGCTTCTGGTTGCACTTGGTCAGGTGAGGATAGAGGTGGACAGTGAACAGTTAAGGTACTGGACTAGGACAATGGAGAAATACAGTTTCCTTGGTGCTACCACAGATTCAGATTGCCTTAGTAAACTTTGACAAAGTGACTGagccttctccttcctcagTTTCCCATCAATAAAAGGGAAAGGACGCTCCTTCTTGCTTAATGCATCTTTCCCAATGTTCTTCTGGAGGAGGGAGGAATTGTTTGGAAGCCTACCCTTTTCCCCGATCTTCATTCCTTTCAATCTATGTATAGTTTCCATGCTGATTCCAACACATGCTGTGTCAGACCGGGGCCCTGAGTGTTTGTGAGACATTCACCTGGAGCCAAGTGGTGTTGAACCCGGAGGCTCCTTCTGATTGTGTTTATATGGCACCTGGCACGGGAGAGCTGGTCTTGTTTAGAGACTCAAACTGCGCAACCCACTAAGGTGCCTACTGCCGGTTATGTTGTCCCTCTGTTCCTGGAATGAAgcgaaactgaaataaaatgatgaTGCATGTTGAtgcaaatggcttcttttttgCATTCTGCACTGGGAATCTTGCACTCTGTTGCACCCCCGGCAGTTTCTTAGGCTCCCGTACACCCATCTGTGCCAAGCAGAGCACGTAACGAAGGCAGGTGGAGATGTCACCACAGGGTTACCCTTGGCAGCTTCTGCCTTTCACAACGGGCAGGTCCTGCGGTGTTTCTGCCGTAGCTCCGAAGCTGCAGCTCACTGTGCTACTGCGGGTCTGTGAAGGGGGGTGATGCTTGGTGCAAGCCTGTGGGCGAGGCACGGCCCTGAGCCCTCCGCGTAACGGTCGCCGGCGGCCGTTAACGGTCGTTAACCGCCACCTGGTGGTCCCGATCGGCCCTGACCgccctcagctgctgctgaggggaGCCCCTGCGGACCGGGGGAGGCTCCGGGCGCTGCCGGAGGGGACAAGGAGGGGGCTGTGCCCTGGTGCTGGCGCTGTGCGATGGACGCTGAGGTGCGAAGATGGAGTCCTGTGTGCAACATGAGGCCGCCTCGCCCTGCCGAGGGCGGGCTGGCGTCGAAGGCTGTGAGGGCCGTTCGCCATGTTGTGTGCGCCCGGGCCAGCCTGGCTGAGGTGGGTGATACACGGCTCTGCTCGGTGGGCTCTTTCCTCCGTTTCCTCTCTCTGCCCTATGGCCCTCCAGCACTGGTTCGCTGTGGTGCTTGCCTGACTGGAGCAACCAAGGAAATGGAGTTCCAGCTCAGATTTGGTTGGTTCTGCTGGGGATTGAACCTTGCTCGATGTTGTGGTCAGTGCACCTCTTGTTTGGGGCTGCAATGTCCTCTGCAATATCAGCAGTAACCATGGCCTCCTAAGGGGGACACAGTTCCACTGAGGAGCCTACTCTGCGGAGATGCCCAAAGTGATGCTCCATGAGGAACCCGACACTGAAATCTCTTGACTTTCAGGTACTTTTCAGGTATTACTGCTGTTGTACTGCTATTCCAGTCCCCCCACGCCACCCCCCCGCCAAGGAACAGCCTTTCCCCGGGAGTAGAAAGCCTGTTTTCTGGCTTGTTTTTCTCCAGTGTCCTTTTCTCAGAATCCAGATGCAGATGTGTAAGGAAACAGCACTGTCTCCCCTTCATGACTTCTTTCTAGTTTAGTTAGGTCAATTATACTGTTATTTTAGCTGGTTTATGCCTGTTGGTAAGTCCCTTTCCTTTACCAATACATGCAAATAATATAAAAGGCCATTTGGTTTCTCAAGGTGTGCTGGTGTGGCAGGATGAATCCCTGAGTTTTCTGCAGGTTTTTAGCTGAATTTACCTGGGTTAGAGGATGTTGTGGTGCACATGGGCAGGTACTGAcagtgctgcaggcacaggcTCAGGTACTGGGAGAGGCTGGACTGGGCACAATCCCAGCCCTGTGATTGCTGGGTTGCCTGCCTGTCGCCACTGCCGTGGGGTGCTGAAAAACCTTCAGTACTTGGTGTGCCCGCAGCAGAACAACTGCTGACCATGGTTTCATTTccctggggaggcaggaggggtCCTGACTCTGCATCGTTAAGTCTTGGCACATGAAAGgtaaaaagcctttttggcaTCATTTGCACCTGCGAAGAATGTGACTAGCCATAGCAATGTGATAATGAATTGCACTGAGTGCAGAGTGATTTGTATGCCATGGCAGCATGTCTAATCCATAAATCTAGAGCCTGCATGTCTTGGCTTCTCCTGGCTCGGAAAGCTGCACGTCACAGATGCTTTCTTGCTCCACTGGCCTGCAGAGTATCTGCTGTACTGCTGAAGGGAGAACTGGCTTCCTTTCTGAAGGGGCGGACTCTCCAAGGCTTCACAGTGGCTTCAGAAGGGAAGCAGTGGTGAAATACGGCAAAGATAAATATGGCAAAGATATATGCCAACCATTAAGATGCTTTACAAATAACTTAAGGCCAGTCAAGGCCAATCCAACACCTGGGCATGCAGAATTGGGCTGCCAGCCTTGCCAGACAGGCTGCTGCATTGCCAAAGTTTCACAGTGCTTCCAAGCAGCTCCTGTCTCTGAAAGACACtggaaaccaaaccaaaccaaagtgTTTGCAGCCTCCACTGATGCAGAGCTCCAAACCTGAGGTGTATGAAAAGCAGGTCAGCACTTTTTAAATGAAGGACGAAATGGATGGTAAATGACACTGGGGAAGGCACACttgttctttgttcttttaaatgCCCTGTTTTTCACCACATGGTGATGCTTGCATGCTTCGCACAATGAAAGAAgtcctgaaagcaaagcaagctgaTTTTGGAGCTTTGAGAATTTTAGCTTAGAATCCCACAGAGAACCAGTTTTTCAGTCTCTGTACCTTATGGTGATAGTGGTTGTGTTTTGCTTCACATTTGCTGCAGGTGCTtgtttagattaggtattattGGCACCTGGGAACCTACCCCTGTTGTTTTAAATAGACTTTCGTAGTTTCTGATCCCTCATATGTAGGATGAAAAGATCATGGTTTTGCACATACAGAACAACTTATCCACTGTAGGGCTTGGTCACTGAGACAGGCCCATTCTATGCAACAGTTGGAGATAAAGCACTGCTTAGAGATCATATGGAGGAAAGTCCTGGAGGAGCATGGCATATTCCTGTCACACTCGGTCACAGCTGTATGCTGTGCATGTGCCCAAGTGGGAATGTTTAATGGATGCCCTGGTGGCAGCCTGACGTGGGATTTGTTGCATTGCTTACAAattgaaaaagacatttttcatgtCATTTATGTGAGGCTACCTGGCTGTCTTCAGACCCCTAACTTCCCTTCAGGACTGAAGTATACAGTTCAGGATTGAAGTATACAGGACACTCCAGAGAGAGTGCCAAGAAAAGTGGTGCTGATGCCACATCATGGGATATCTTGTCTGTCCTAGGGTACATGGGAGAAGAACTCTTtgacaaatatttataaatgggatttacttttttaaaaatatatatttgcatatgaAAACTGAGGCTTCCTCAGGGTCCTAAGCCTGATTTCAGAGGGCCTTAAATGGAGAGCGCACAGTCTAACTTAACAGGTTTCCAGAAATTATTAGATATCTTGGATAAATGTCTTGAAAGCAGCAGGTTACAGTGTTAAGGTTTATTCTGAAGATAGTATGTGCAGTTTGTTCTGAAGATACTGTATGTCTGGATAAAGGTATATGTTCCATATGTTCCCTGGAAGGACAGGTTAGAGCACTGCTGGAGGACATAAAAGATTTAAgtggttttattaaaaaataaacaaatacaatCACCCTCTTAAATCTACAAGtaacttttttcctatttctttatATGTTTCATGATCTTCTTCTGCTCTGAAGTGTTTGTGACTACTGAGAACAGAATATGCTGGGAGTGTTGCTTTATGTTTTCACAGGGGAGGATTAACCTGAGAGTTACGAAACCAAACTGTAAGGAATGCCCTCTATGGACACCTAATAGTTCAGGCTGTATCACTGATCTACGGTGCTCCTCTGTAAGAGCTGATAATCACTTCTAACCTGCCCTGTCTCAGTGCTTTGATGCCATATCTGTGTCATTCATTTTGCATGAAAACAGCTCATTCCATTAAAGACAGTCTCGGAAGCCGTTACCCATGTTGACATGTAATTTGGGTTTGCTCGGAAGAGGGCAGCAAGTAGCTTTTAAtctcctgtttgcttttactGGTAAAATCAACATGAGATGTGGGCCTGGGAGAGGATGAAGGCAAGTGTGATGTGTGTCTGCCCAAAGAAACTAAATGAATCTCTGAACTTAGTTGCCCAACCAGCAGACATAACTTTTTTTAACcagttaatttaatttattttaataaatatttaaatacaaatttaattTAACACAGTTAATGTTGGCATTCCAAACCATCAGACTGaaacagagagggaaggaaggtggtCATTGTCTTGCTATGTCCATAATGGAAATAGTGTTGGTTCTCTGTAGGGTGTTTAGTCTGATGAGCTTTGGAGGGATGAAATCTACTCTTtggtgggtgggtgggggaaAACCTTGCCCATCGTCACTGAGTGGTGAGAGCAGTGGGTTTCTGCTGGCATGCCTTCTGGAGATGGGGAAGTGTCTGGACGATGGGTAGAAGGTACGTGCTCTGAGAATACCCCAGGGCTAGGTAAGACAGAGGTGCAAGAACAACTCAAAGTTATTGGGGTTGGTTCTGTGAATCCATGgaacagaaaatgcagaggCTAAACAGGCAAACATGGAAGCAGCCAGGGAATATAAATGCCCCTGCACTGGGAGGAGCTGTGGGGAGCTGAAGTCCCCTTGTGAAACTGACATCTCTTGTTATAAATCATAGCCCTTAACTTGGTTGTCTCTCGTGGGTTACAATATGTCTGTGCCTGTGTTTGGAGCTTTTTTCAGCAGGGGCTTTTACCTCCAGCATTCTTAAGCTCACCAAGAGATGATGTGGGTGCCCATGCTTGCTCTGCATCTCCATTACCTGATCTTTCAACACAGTTTTAGCAAGctaatttttttcccaggacGAGGCTTTAATTCCCTCCCATTGATCATGGCCAAAGAAGAGAGCTCAAACACAGATTTTATTCCAGAAACAATGCTCCCCTTATGTGCTGTGTCATGATCTCTGTGAATGAACCTGCTGGTAAAATGAAGGCTTTTCCCCAGGCTGTTTTGTACCTTTCTCAGGTGAATCTTCTTGTTAGATCAGCTGCCTGGATTCCTGCAGTGAGAGAGAAGGGAAGCAAAGCATAAAATCTTTGTTCCATGGGGACATGAGACAATACAACAGTCAGTGGGACTTGGGCTTCATATTTAGTTTCCGTAAATCCTCATGTGCTGCAGTGAGATTGTCCACATTAAAGCCTATGAAGCGGAGGGAAGTTTCTGTGTGCAGTTGTACATGTTTTTCTGTAACACTTCGAGTCCAGTCCAAAGACTGCCCTGAGCTGGCTGTTCACTTCAGACCAAATCTGGCATCATCTTTCTTGCCTCAttctcagctctgctgtgagCTGCTGCCTGTTCTGTTGGTACCTGTTCTTCCCCACCCCTCAGAGTGCTGTCAGCATTTCTCAAGTTGTACATAAAACATAGCTTGCCACTTTCCCATGTTTGGTCCTTTGCTGGCAAAGCTGCACCATAACCACCAAACTGATTAATTTGATGATCCAGTACAGAAGGCTTTGAAAGTGCAACACTGGTGCTCTTGATCACTTCCTCTCCTCTCATCCCCACTGCCACTATCCATCAAGAATGGCATTTTAATGATCCCTTAGCtgcctttcctcttttcctgagACTTTCAAGAGTGCAAGAAGCAGTGTTGTAATTTCTGTGGTGCTGCCTACCCCTAGATGAAGGGAGCGACCTCCGAGTGCTGTGCCTGAATTTCAGTGTGCAAATTCCCCTGCAGTTTCCTACAGTGCTTCAGGTAGAGTGTTTTATATCTGTCCATTGCTGGTTCTTGACCTGAGGAAAATGAGAGTAAATTGAGATGAAAGTTGGCCACTGTATCCCCTAAACTTGTTCCAGTGGTTAATTAGCTGTGAAAAAAATAGCATGTAATTTCAATCCCTGTTTGTCTCTGAGTTTCCAACATTCCTaccttgcttttcctttatCTGTAGATGTCTGTGGGGCCCCATGTGCTAGGCACTCTACGTTCCCAGGGATGGGAAATTGTGAAATCCATGTGGGATGGGAAATTATCTCAGATGTTTCCAATCTtagacaggggaaaaaaagtctatCTTGGAAACAATTCAGCTGAAACCCAGGGCATACAGCTGGTGCATTCATCTTCATGCTCACCCTCCTGCCTACTAGCAACCCACTtgactttttaaatgaaaaattacccTAATTGAAAATTGGAGCTTCAGTATTTGTGAGGCTGAAAGCAGGCATCTAAACAAGTCCACTGATTTAtagatacattttttaaatccatGTTTTAAAGACAGATGCTTATACCAACTGTTCTTTGGTCTTGCCAAGTTGTGGgtttcatattaaaataataatttgctgAATGGTTTCTGCCAGCTTTGTATCTTGCACAGTGAAGAGGATCTGTCTGCTGAAGTGTCTTTCATTGCATGTAGTGAGACAACAGAGGAACGGAAGAAGGAGGATAGGGTAAATGATCTATGATTGTGGGACTACCAGTGACCTTGTGGCCTAGTGGGCTGCTGCTACTGAGAAGTGGCTTATGGTCCTATCTGGAGCCAAGCTTCTGTGGCATCAATCTTCCTGAAAGAGGCTGGGTCCTGCCTAAGATAgagctttatttttgctttgctgtgcaaGTGGATCCACCTGATGGAAGCTGTGCAGGACATGACAGCATTTGGGGTTTCTCCAGCAGAAGACTTTTGTTACTCAGAGGCTGAGAGTTTATTAACCACAGCCATCCAGCAGGTCTTGGAAGGACTCCCAGGACCCCTGGAGGTGCTGAGCTGCATGTGTTGACATACTGGGAGTCCAGCggctgctgtgtttctcttatttcaaaggaaatgtcAATCAGAGAGGGAACATCTCAGTTGGGAAGCAGCTGGAGTGCATATCAAACAGGACCTTTTGCTGGGGTAGGAcagcagggaaggaggcagTCTCTTGGATGGAAGGGAGCAGGCAGTGATCCTGATGGCTGATGCAGCACAGAGATGGCCTGGCATTAGTGTAGTCAAGAGCCATTGGCTTTCAGCCCACTCTGAGCAGGCTGCAACCCCAGAGGTGCTGGGGTGACATCTCCTtgggctgtgctgtggtggCTGGTGGGGGAAGCGGGTGGGATGCGATGCTGATCTCCGGTGCTGCACACTTAACAGCTGCACCCTGCCAGTTCCCTGCCTTCCTTGGCACCAGCAAGGTGTAAGGTACTGAAGTAGGCTGGTATGGAGCTGGATGTACTTGCCCAGGACAAGTGTGAAGCTGAGAGGTCATGTGGAACTGCTCTCCTTCCTGTTGTTAGAGTCAGCAGGAGCTTTGTGTAATTTGTGCCATGGCTTTAATGACTACTGATTAGGAGAGATAACTTACTACAGTATGGGGTGCTATTTTGTATCCTTCTCAGGAGCACTTCTCCTGAATGCTTAGGCCCTGAGTGGATTCATTGGTGTTCCCCATAATGAATGAGACAGGCTGTTCACCTGGCAGTTGCACGGTTGAAATGATGCCACAGAGAGTTAACCAGGGCTGCTGGAGGGCATTGTGGCTGGGCTGTCCTCACTATCTGCCCAGAGTGGCCAACACTAACCCATCCTCTGGTCTTCCCAGAACAAGGAAGGTCTGAGCTGAATGCTACAAAGATGAATTGCTCcctggtgtgtgtgtgagagcaTTCATTGCTAACTGTATATTTGCTGTTgtgaactgcctggaaaagtttGCTTGCTCAGCTAGGGAGGAAGAACCTCACTGCAGAGTTTATATAGCATCAGTGCTACCAATGGTCAAAGCAAGCTGACAGCAAACATCACACAGGATTAAGTCTGTGCTTATGACCAAGAAAACGACCAGGAGTGAGCAGAAAAAAGGGCTAGACCTGATGGGCAGTTTCCTGGCAAAAGGAGCTTGATCTGGGCTGATCACTGAGTATTTACAAATGGTGAAAAAGTTATTGCCTACTGACTTGGCCTAGTTGTATCTTCAGCAATTCCTACAGATGGGGGATGAGTGGCAAGAATAATAGAGGAGGGAGGATCTGGTTACATGCTCTGAGAGGAATGCCAGGATTTCCTTGCCTGTCTTGGCACTGGctttctgctcctcctgccctgcccttctACCTTTCTGGCTAATCCAGCCTTGGTTCGGAgtccagcactgcaggaaagggaggCTCTTCTGTTGGAGTTGCTGCACCCAAGTCAGTGTATGCCAAGctgtatataaaataaaacataaaatatattgGAGCTGCTGCACTTCAGCTTGCAatggagagaaaagcagcagaatttgtGGGCTGCGATAAGAAAACCTGTAGCTTCTCAGCAAAGCAGCTTTTGCGGGGACTTTGAGCAGAAGGTGAAAGCTGAAGTCTACTTTATTGAGTAGAGTTATCAAGGAACTGAATCTAGAAGGTTAATCTCAGAAGTATGCTGAGTTTGAACATCTGTAAGTGTTTTGAGACTTGTGAGTGAAAAATTCTAGGCAAAAGGA
Encoded here:
- the GP1BB gene encoding platelet glycoprotein Ib beta chain, with product MNSGILLLPLLGFLPLVIPTCPVPCKCTTTIIDCTSKGLTAAKLPVAFRPSAEIIHLSYNKLTSIPNGLFDNLKSLQVVYLQGNPWECNCDILYLRSWLQWQHNRTLYRDVRCSSPAHLQGRIIAYLTEDEIIATCQYWYCILALLSQLCLFILLFLQGIFIIFIIVYLQKFRRMTAEAQSTTQDLHQHADTWPSSRSPYNGD